One Chryseobacterium indoltheticum DNA segment encodes these proteins:
- a CDS encoding MBL fold metallo-hydrolase, translating into MIYLIVLIAVLVAATYFVMSQEVFGAAPKGKRLEKILNSKNYKNKQFQNQSFTPQIAEGFSMPKVMFDFLFGKKDPLLKPLQAIPAIHTDLNSISANEDVFIWMGHSSYFIKIDGVSFLIDPVLSTFGSPFKFFNKAFEGSDLFKPQDIPNIDYLVITHDHYDHLDFPTVKAIREKVGKAIMPLGVGAHLERWGYSEDQIIEEDWGASVALKDGFNITFTPARHFSGRKFQRNTTLWTSYVLETPTKKIFLGGDSGYDTHFKTIGEKYGPFDFAIMENGQYNLAWKYIHALPEDVIQASLDIQAKNIIPVHSGKFALALHPWNEPLQKVTTLGKEKNLHILTPKIGEKLDLNNTSYHFQNWWE; encoded by the coding sequence ATGATTTATTTAATTGTATTGATCGCAGTATTGGTTGCAGCCACATATTTTGTAATGTCTCAGGAAGTTTTTGGCGCAGCACCGAAAGGAAAACGTCTTGAAAAAATACTCAATTCTAAGAATTATAAAAATAAACAGTTTCAGAATCAAAGTTTTACTCCACAGATTGCTGAAGGTTTTTCTATGCCAAAAGTAATGTTCGATTTTTTATTTGGTAAAAAAGATCCGTTGCTGAAACCTTTACAGGCAATTCCGGCGATTCATACAGATTTAAATAGTATTTCGGCAAACGAAGATGTTTTCATTTGGATGGGACATTCTTCTTATTTTATAAAAATCGATGGAGTTTCATTTTTGATTGATCCGGTTTTGAGCACATTTGGTTCGCCTTTTAAGTTTTTCAATAAAGCTTTTGAAGGTTCAGATTTGTTTAAACCTCAAGATATTCCGAATATTGATTATTTGGTGATTACACATGATCATTACGATCATTTAGATTTTCCGACGGTAAAAGCAATCCGTGAGAAAGTAGGAAAAGCAATTATGCCTTTAGGAGTGGGAGCCCACCTTGAAAGATGGGGATATTCTGAAGATCAGATTATTGAAGAAGATTGGGGCGCAAGTGTTGCTTTAAAAGATGGTTTTAACATCACATTTACTCCGGCAAGACACTTTTCGGGAAGAAAATTCCAAAGAAATACAACGTTGTGGACTTCTTATGTTCTTGAAACGCCTACGAAAAAAATATTTTTAGGCGGCGACAGCGGTTATGATACTCACTTTAAAACAATTGGTGAAAAATACGGTCCCTTCGATTTTGCAATCATGGAAAACGGGCAATACAATCTGGCTTGGAAATACATTCATGCTTTGCCGGAAGATGTTATTCAGGCAAGTCTAGATATTCAGGCAAAAAATATTATTCCTGTTCATTCCGGGAAATTTGCTCTGGCTTTACATCCTTGGAATGAGCCATTGCAAAAAGTAACGACGCTCGGAAAAGAGAAAAATTTGCATATTCTCACTCCGAAAATCGGTGAAAAATTAGATTTAAATAATACATCGTATCATTTTCAGAATTGGTGGGAATAA